The proteins below are encoded in one region of Roseofilum capinflatum BLCC-M114:
- the tgt gene encoding tRNA guanosine(34) transglycosylase Tgt, with the protein MHQPFQFSIQAQCSQTQARAATFLTPHGIVETPKFMPVGTLATVKALTPAQLKGTGAQMVLANTYHLHLQPGEDLIARAGGLHQFMGWDGPMLTDSGGFQVFSLASLRTIQEEGVKFRSPRDGRIINLTPEKAIAIQNQLGADVIMAFDECPPYPASKDAVLAATERTYRWLKRCIAAHNRPDQALFGIVQGGVYPDLRTAAAEQLVALDLPGYAIGGVSVGEPGDLINQIVKVTAPLLPAEKPRYLMGVGTYKEMVQAIASGIDVFDCVIPTRLARHGAVFVRGERWNIKNAQFREDFAPLDAECPCYTCQNFSRAYLGHLWRCRELLVYTLLSIHNITELVRFTERIREAILGDRFLTEFGHYLPLW; encoded by the coding sequence ATGCATCAACCCTTTCAGTTTTCGATACAAGCCCAATGTTCCCAAACTCAAGCCAGAGCAGCCACTTTTTTGACTCCCCACGGAATAGTGGAAACGCCTAAATTTATGCCGGTGGGAACGTTAGCGACGGTAAAAGCACTAACTCCTGCCCAACTGAAAGGGACGGGCGCTCAAATGGTTTTAGCCAATACTTATCATCTGCATCTGCAACCGGGAGAGGATTTGATTGCTCGTGCAGGAGGGTTGCATCAGTTTATGGGATGGGATGGGCCTATGTTAACTGATTCTGGTGGGTTTCAGGTTTTTAGTTTAGCTAGTTTACGGACAATTCAGGAAGAAGGGGTAAAATTTCGATCGCCCAGAGATGGACGAATTATTAATCTTACTCCAGAAAAGGCGATCGCCATCCAAAATCAGCTCGGTGCAGATGTAATCATGGCGTTTGATGAATGCCCCCCCTATCCAGCCTCCAAAGATGCCGTTCTTGCTGCCACAGAGCGCACCTATCGATGGCTAAAACGGTGCATAGCCGCCCATAATCGCCCCGATCAGGCATTATTTGGCATCGTTCAGGGGGGGGTCTATCCAGACCTGAGAACCGCCGCCGCCGAGCAATTAGTCGCCCTCGATTTGCCCGGTTATGCCATTGGTGGGGTGAGTGTGGGGGAACCGGGAGATCTGATTAACCAAATTGTGAAGGTAACTGCACCCCTTCTACCGGCAGAAAAACCCCGTTATCTGATGGGAGTGGGAACTTATAAAGAAATGGTACAGGCGATCGCCTCCGGTATCGATGTTTTTGATTGCGTCATCCCCACCCGGTTAGCTCGTCATGGAGCCGTTTTTGTGCGGGGAGAGCGCTGGAATATTAAAAACGCCCAATTTCGCGAAGACTTTGCCCCCCTCGATGCCGAGTGCCCCTGTTATACCTGTCAAAATTTTAGCCGCGCCTATTTGGGGCATTTATGGCGCTGTCGGGAATTGTTGGTGTATACGCTCCTATCGATCCACAATATTACGGAATTAGTGCGCTTTACCGAACGCATTCGGGAGGCTATTTTAGGCGATCGCTTCCTCACCGAATTTGGCCATTACCTTCCATTGTGGTAG